Proteins encoded within one genomic window of Granulicella pectinivorans:
- a CDS encoding DUF1501 domain-containing protein, with protein MGNRNLGLMDESNWGCDMHGRDLARRAISRRGFMKNGALALVGTSVIPAFLMKSVMAEATTAAANGKKLVVLFQRGAADGLNIVVPYQEKNYYAMRPTIAIQQKDVLDLNGFFGLHPAMAAFKPLYDGGHLAIIHAAGSPDSTRSHFDAQDYMESGTPGVKATQDGWLNRALAAGPVEGKPSAFRAVALGTQVPRTLQGKLPAIAVNNLEDFSVGGKGPQASPISNAFQAMYDESTDAVLHGTGQETFEAVKMLKASDPAHYRPAAGVVYPAGPFGNSLKQIAQLMKANLGVEAAFSDIGGWDTHQNQGNSTGQLANRLKEFSESIAAFWKDMGQDADNITLVTMSEFGRTARQNGTGGTDHGHANVMFVLGGKVKGGKVYGKWPGLSNDQLNEGRDLAVTTDFRNVLGEAAFKTLGSKNLEAVFPGSQVRQETFLNFI; from the coding sequence ATGGGAAATCGCAATCTGGGCCTGATGGACGAGAGCAACTGGGGATGTGACATGCACGGGCGCGATCTTGCTCGCCGCGCCATCTCGCGGCGCGGATTCATGAAGAACGGCGCGCTCGCGCTCGTCGGAACGTCGGTGATTCCGGCGTTTCTGATGAAGAGCGTAATGGCCGAAGCCACGACTGCTGCCGCGAACGGCAAGAAACTGGTGGTGCTCTTCCAGCGTGGAGCGGCGGATGGCCTGAACATTGTTGTCCCGTACCAGGAGAAGAACTACTACGCGATGCGTCCCACGATCGCGATCCAGCAAAAAGACGTGTTGGACCTGAACGGTTTTTTCGGGCTGCATCCAGCGATGGCAGCCTTCAAACCTCTCTACGATGGGGGGCACCTGGCGATCATTCATGCCGCAGGCTCACCCGATTCAACGCGTTCTCATTTCGATGCACAGGACTATATGGAGAGCGGTACCCCCGGCGTGAAGGCAACGCAGGATGGGTGGCTCAACCGTGCGCTGGCCGCTGGGCCGGTGGAAGGGAAGCCATCGGCCTTCCGCGCCGTCGCCCTGGGGACCCAGGTTCCGCGTACCCTTCAAGGGAAGCTGCCTGCGATTGCCGTGAACAACCTCGAAGACTTTTCAGTTGGCGGTAAGGGACCGCAGGCCTCGCCGATTTCGAACGCCTTCCAGGCAATGTACGACGAGAGTACCGACGCCGTGCTGCACGGCACCGGACAGGAGACGTTCGAGGCAGTCAAGATGCTGAAGGCGTCTGATCCGGCTCATTACAGGCCGGCGGCGGGCGTTGTTTATCCCGCAGGCCCGTTCGGCAACAGCCTGAAGCAGATTGCACAGTTGATGAAGGCGAATCTGGGTGTCGAAGCGGCGTTCTCGGATATCGGCGGCTGGGACACGCACCAGAATCAGGGGAACTCGACCGGTCAGCTTGCGAATCGATTGAAGGAGTTCTCGGAGTCGATTGCGGCCTTCTGGAAGGACATGGGGCAGGACGCCGACAACATCACGCTGGTGACCATGTCGGAGTTTGGCAGAACCGCCCGTCAGAATGGCACAGGCGGCACCGACCATGGTCACGCGAATGTAATGTTCGTGCTCGGCGGCAAGGTGAAGGGCGGTAAGGTCTATGGGAAGTGGCCGGGGTTATCAAATGATCAACTTAATGAGGGCCGGGATCTTGCTGTGACGACGGATTTCCGCAATGTGCTGGGTGAGGCGGCGTTCAAGACGCTGGGTTCGAAGAACCTCGAAGCGGTCTTCCCAGGGTCTCAAGTGCGCCAGGAAACATTCCTGAACTTCATCTAA
- a CDS encoding alpha/beta fold hydrolase → MALTYVSEGVPLAGLDWCGRHRVTVTGTKGPLVVLQHGFGTDQSCWHKVLPSLTDDYRIIRMDLAGASSPEAFDARQYDQIDAYADDLLRVLHELEVEECLYIGASVGCMVGMLAALSQPSMFTKLIFIAGSPRYLNDGAYTGGFEQSDLDGLYAAMHNDYQGWISGFAPLAVRSVPQSAAVKEFSESLFRYRPDIALSMARTIFQSDFRAHLPLLQTPTVLLQTKNDIAVPEAVGEYLRQHIRDSKLELLPVEGHFPHLVAPDLVAGALRRHLA, encoded by the coding sequence ATGGCTTTGACATACGTTTCGGAAGGTGTTCCCCTCGCTGGCCTGGATTGGTGCGGGCGGCACAGGGTCACCGTTACCGGGACCAAAGGACCCCTGGTGGTATTGCAGCACGGTTTTGGGACAGATCAAAGTTGCTGGCACAAGGTGCTTCCGTCGCTTACCGATGACTACCGTATTATCCGGATGGATCTTGCCGGTGCAAGTTCGCCGGAGGCCTTTGACGCCCGTCAATACGACCAGATCGATGCTTACGCGGACGATCTGCTAAGGGTGCTTCACGAGCTGGAGGTCGAAGAGTGTCTCTACATTGGCGCTTCGGTCGGATGCATGGTGGGCATGCTGGCCGCGCTCTCACAGCCTTCCATGTTCACCAAACTTATCTTCATCGCCGGATCGCCACGCTATCTGAATGATGGTGCCTATACGGGCGGGTTCGAACAGAGCGATCTCGACGGACTCTACGCGGCGATGCACAACGACTACCAGGGATGGATCTCCGGATTTGCGCCTCTTGCGGTACGAAGCGTTCCTCAGAGTGCAGCGGTCAAAGAGTTTTCGGAGAGCCTCTTCCGTTATCGTCCGGACATTGCGTTGAGTATGGCGCGGACGATCTTTCAAAGCGATTTTCGAGCCCATTTGCCTTTGCTCCAGACACCGACCGTTCTTCTGCAAACGAAGAACGACATCGCGGTGCCTGAGGCGGTCGGCGAATATCTTCGGCAGCACATCAGGGACTCCAAACTAGAGTTGCTGCCGGTTGAAGGACATTTTCCCCATCTGGTTGCGCCGGATCTCGTTGCCGGTGCTCTACGCAGGCACTTGGCATGA
- a CDS encoding Rieske (2Fe-2S) protein — protein sequence MCDVAGAPASGAVMECEVEGIGVCLANVGGKLSALDNWCPHRRGPLGQGWIEGNAVLCPWHSWAFDADTGVAEYPEGERVAVFPVQVQGDDVLIEIS from the coding sequence GTGTGCGACGTAGCGGGAGCTCCCGCATCAGGCGCCGTGATGGAGTGCGAGGTTGAAGGAATCGGTGTCTGCCTGGCGAATGTCGGAGGGAAGTTGTCGGCTCTCGACAATTGGTGCCCACATCGCCGGGGGCCTCTGGGACAGGGGTGGATCGAAGGCAATGCCGTTCTCTGCCCCTGGCACTCATGGGCTTTCGATGCGGATACAGGAGTGGCGGAGTATCCCGAGGGCGAACGTGTTGCCGTGTTTCCTGTTCAGGTACAGGGTGACGATGTGTTGATCGAGATCAGTTGA
- the carA gene encoding glutamine-hydrolyzing carbamoyl-phosphate synthase small subunit → MLAMLALEDGRIFRGKGFGAAVERTGEVVFNTSLTGYQEIFTDPSYAGQIVVLTNPHIGNYGTTPHDAESSKPYIEGLVTREFSVMSSNWRSTQVADEYLERNGVPVIAGVDTRAVVRHLRANGVMRGVIASGENLNADDLVAKARAIRKMDGTDLASVVSTKVVYEWSESEPKNQTGDKLLGASSDKAVKHVVAYDFGIKENILRMLTREGCRVTVVPARTPAEDVLAMNPDGVFFSNGPGDPEPLDYAIENVQKLKGKAPLFGICLGHQIFGLALGGKTYKLKFGHHGGNHPILNHETGKVEITAQNHNFNVDPASLPDDVEQTHTNLNDDTLAGLRSKSDPMFSVQYHPEASPGPHDSHYLFRDFRTMMDEWKG, encoded by the coding sequence ATGCTGGCAATGCTGGCGCTCGAAGACGGGCGCATCTTTCGCGGTAAGGGCTTTGGCGCGGCTGTAGAGCGCACAGGCGAAGTGGTCTTCAATACATCGCTGACCGGCTACCAGGAGATCTTCACGGATCCCTCGTACGCGGGACAGATCGTGGTTTTGACGAATCCGCACATTGGAAACTATGGGACGACCCCGCATGACGCGGAGTCGTCGAAGCCATACATCGAGGGTCTCGTGACGCGGGAGTTTTCCGTGATGAGCTCGAACTGGCGTTCAACCCAGGTGGCTGATGAGTATCTGGAGCGCAATGGCGTTCCGGTGATCGCGGGCGTCGACACGCGGGCTGTCGTGCGGCACCTGCGTGCCAACGGCGTGATGCGTGGCGTAATCGCCTCAGGCGAGAACCTGAATGCGGATGACCTGGTCGCAAAGGCCCGGGCGATTCGCAAGATGGACGGCACGGATCTGGCCTCGGTGGTGAGCACGAAGGTCGTGTACGAATGGAGCGAGAGCGAACCTAAGAACCAGACGGGTGACAAGCTGCTTGGTGCTTCGTCGGACAAAGCTGTGAAGCACGTGGTGGCCTACGACTTCGGCATCAAGGAGAATATCCTCCGCATGTTGACCCGTGAGGGGTGCCGCGTGACGGTTGTGCCTGCGCGCACGCCGGCGGAAGATGTGCTGGCGATGAATCCGGATGGCGTCTTCTTCTCGAACGGCCCCGGCGATCCCGAGCCGCTCGACTACGCGATCGAAAACGTACAGAAGCTGAAGGGCAAGGCACCGTTGTTCGGCATCTGCCTCGGCCACCAGATCTTCGGACTGGCGCTTGGCGGCAAGACCTACAAGCTGAAGTTCGGACACCACGGCGGCAATCATCCGATCCTGAATCACGAGACCGGCAAGGTTGAGATTACGGCGCAGAACCACAACTTCAACGTCGATCCGGCGTCGCTGCCCGACGATGTCGAGCAGACGCACACGAACCTGAATGACGACACGCTGGCCGGTCTGAGGTCGAAGAGCGACCCGATGTTCAGCGTTCAGTATCATCCGGAGGCTAGCCCCGGACCGCACGACTCGCACTATCTGTTCCGCGACTTCCGCACGATGATGGATGAGTGGAAGGGATGA
- a CDS encoding DUF1800 domain-containing protein yields MRSYCAGNAGDVRTAVVALLCVMMAGQPLFAVASAPSKKVASSEMKGDERALHALNRLTFGPRPGDLAAVQRMGLEAWFERQLNPASIDDTALDERLAAFPAMQLPQEELMRRFPNPAVIRMIARGNLPLPNDPVLRAVYADQVEFYRLREAQKGADGATSLEKKAADGAMMSMANNKPMDEKGNVADLAKDGVTAADPLAVAPEQHLDALYAQDAAQAVLEKDPTARLQAILAMKATDLAAFRRSLSKRELAQLGAGMTPEQKETLLSLGGSQRVVAGELLQTRLLRDIYSDRQLEAVMTDFWLNHFNVYVRKNQIEPYLLPAFERDVIRPRALGKFEDLLVATAKSPAMLVYLDNAQSFGPNSNQVRRAAARAALIDDPAKRGARGLNENYGRELMELHTLGVNGGYTQADVTQVAKVFTGWTVEQPYRGGEYSFEPNRHEPGAKTVLGKTIGQSGESEGLQVLHMLATSPATAKFISTKLAVRFVSDDPPPALVDRMAASFLASGGDMKVVLRTMFHSPEFWSPSVDKVKVKTPLEFVVSATRASEVNVVNAQPLVQALDKLGMPLYGMQTPNGYSWKSEPWVSTGALVSRMNFALVLSGDRIPGVRTDWRGLLDGDSSGVTRVSAVVGASVEAEKERKLERILLGGPVSERTRATVLAQFDDPTTRANAERSFNLRDGDGEGGMRAARLRPDGVQDAQAAGMAGLLLGSPEFQRR; encoded by the coding sequence ATGCGCTCGTATTGTGCTGGAAATGCTGGGGATGTGAGAACGGCTGTCGTGGCTCTGCTGTGCGTCATGATGGCAGGCCAGCCTTTGTTCGCGGTTGCGTCGGCTCCGTCGAAAAAGGTGGCGTCGAGCGAGATGAAGGGCGACGAGAGGGCGCTTCATGCGCTCAATCGGCTTACGTTTGGACCGCGGCCTGGCGATCTGGCGGCTGTCCAGCGGATGGGGCTGGAGGCCTGGTTCGAGCGGCAGTTGAATCCAGCGTCGATCGATGATACGGCCCTGGACGAGCGACTGGCGGCGTTTCCGGCGATGCAACTCCCGCAGGAAGAGCTGATGCGGAGATTCCCAAACCCTGCGGTGATTCGTATGATTGCGCGCGGGAACCTGCCTTTGCCGAATGATCCCGTGTTGCGCGCGGTCTATGCGGATCAGGTGGAGTTTTACCGGCTCCGGGAGGCGCAGAAAGGCGCCGATGGAGCGACATCGCTGGAGAAGAAGGCCGCGGATGGCGCGATGATGTCCATGGCCAACAACAAGCCGATGGATGAAAAGGGCAATGTGGCTGACCTGGCGAAGGATGGTGTGACCGCAGCCGATCCGCTGGCGGTTGCACCCGAGCAGCACCTGGACGCTTTGTACGCGCAAGACGCCGCTCAAGCTGTGCTGGAGAAGGATCCTACGGCACGGTTGCAGGCGATTCTGGCGATGAAGGCGACAGACCTGGCGGCGTTCCGGCGCAGTCTGAGCAAGCGGGAACTGGCGCAGTTGGGAGCCGGGATGACGCCGGAGCAGAAGGAGACGCTGCTGTCGCTGGGGGGGTCGCAGCGTGTAGTGGCGGGAGAACTGCTGCAGACGCGCCTGCTGCGGGACATCTATAGCGACCGTCAACTTGAGGCGGTGATGACGGACTTCTGGTTGAACCACTTCAATGTGTATGTCCGGAAGAACCAGATCGAACCGTATCTGCTGCCTGCGTTCGAACGGGACGTGATTCGTCCGCGTGCTCTTGGCAAGTTTGAAGATCTGCTGGTGGCGACTGCGAAGAGTCCGGCGATGCTCGTCTATCTGGACAATGCGCAGAGCTTTGGCCCGAATTCCAACCAGGTGAGAAGGGCAGCGGCGCGCGCTGCCCTGATAGACGATCCTGCGAAGCGTGGAGCACGGGGATTGAATGAGAACTATGGCCGCGAGTTAATGGAACTCCACACGCTGGGGGTGAACGGCGGCTATACGCAGGCCGACGTAACACAGGTGGCGAAGGTGTTTACCGGATGGACGGTAGAGCAGCCGTATCGCGGCGGAGAGTACAGTTTTGAGCCGAACCGGCATGAGCCCGGTGCGAAGACAGTGCTGGGAAAGACCATTGGACAGAGTGGCGAGAGCGAGGGGCTGCAGGTGCTGCATATGCTGGCGACCAGCCCTGCGACGGCCAAGTTCATCTCGACGAAGCTGGCGGTGCGGTTTGTCAGCGACGATCCACCACCAGCGTTGGTGGACAGAATGGCTGCATCGTTTCTTGCGAGTGGTGGCGATATGAAGGTGGTGCTACGGACAATGTTTCACTCGCCTGAGTTCTGGTCGCCCTCGGTAGATAAGGTCAAGGTAAAGACTCCGCTGGAGTTCGTGGTGTCGGCCACGCGGGCGAGCGAGGTTAATGTCGTTAACGCACAGCCGCTGGTGCAGGCTCTCGACAAGCTGGGGATGCCGCTTTATGGAATGCAGACGCCTAACGGCTACTCCTGGAAGTCGGAGCCCTGGGTGAGCACAGGGGCGCTGGTCAGTCGGATGAACTTCGCGCTTGTGCTCTCGGGGGACAGAATTCCTGGGGTTCGGACTGACTGGCGTGGTCTGCTCGATGGAGACAGCTCAGGTGTCACGCGTGTCTCGGCTGTGGTTGGAGCTTCGGTGGAGGCAGAGAAAGAACGGAAGCTTGAGAGGATTCTTCTTGGCGGTCCCGTTAGCGAGCGGACGAGGGCGACCGTGCTGGCGCAGTTTGACGATCCCACCACGAGAGCCAACGCGGAGAGGAGCTTCAATCTGCGGGATGGAGACGGCGAGGGAGGGATGCGGGCAGCCAGGCTTCGTCCTGATGGAGTTCAGGACGCGCAGGCCGCTGGAATGGCCGGACTTCTGCTTGGTTCGCCTGAGTTTCAGCGTCGATAA
- the carB gene encoding carbamoyl-phosphate synthase large subunit, translated as MPRRNDIAKILVIGSGPIVIGQSAEFDYSGTQACKALKAEGYEVVLVNSNPASIMTDPEVADRTYIEPLNTTYVEEILRVEAEMLKESGKPGVFAVLPTVGGQTALNLAVDLADSGVLEKLGIELIGAKLEAIKKAEDRLLFKDAMNKIGLDMPKSQLVNNVSAGLEFAAKIGFPVVIRPSFTLGGSGGGIAYNREEMTDILSRGIDLSPVSECLIEESVLGWKEYELEVVRDLNDNVIIICSIENFDPMGVHTGDSITVAPAQTLTDREYQCMRDAAIAVIREIGVETGGSNVQFAVNPQNGRMTVIEMNPRVSRSSALASKATGFPIAKIAARLAVGYTLDELKNDITKVTPACFEPTIDYVVVKIPKWQFEKFPGADEGLGPQMKSVGEVMAIGRSFKEAMMKAVRSLETGKKATAADIEPRRLTQRLVTPHPERLQYLRYAFEKGMSVREVARLTGMDPWFLSQMKEITDEIKAIGEIPFASVTEDQLRDAKKMGISDERLADSWGVSAAEVRQKRAKLGVMPVFKLVDTCAAEFESETPYLYSCYDEEDEAPPTKRKKIMILGSGPNRIGQGIEFDYCCCHAAFALREDGYETVMVNCNPETVSTDYDTSDRLYFEPLTLEDVLSVYEHEAGSGANIGMIVQFGGQTPLNLSLPLKKAGVPIIGTSPESIDLAEDRKRFGKLITELAIPQPEGAMATSVEEALAGANRVGYPVLVRPSYVLGGRAMVIAYDDEAIVKYMSTAIEYSQERPVLIDHFLEDATEVDVDALCDGDDVLIAGIMQHIEEAGIHSGDSSCVLPAVDLSADVLETIRKHTRALAKALNVIGLVNIQFAIQRGKVFVIEVNPRASRTVPYVSKATGIPLAKIASRLMVGQKLQDLLPAEVASGKDLGTGSHFFVKSPVFPWGKFPGVDTVLGPEMKSTGEVMGVADNFGEAFAKAQIAAGQFLPVKGTIFLSVNDHDKEGAVSLAKEFTNMGFHLVATHGTADVLEEAGLQPERVYKVKEGRPNVVDLIKGERIQLIVNTPRGQDTFFDEKAIRRAAVLARIPTITTLAAARAAAEGISALQGGTLTVVALQTLHAERVAAGEA; from the coding sequence ATGCCACGCAGGAACGACATCGCAAAGATTCTGGTAATCGGCTCGGGGCCGATTGTGATTGGCCAGTCGGCCGAGTTTGATTACTCGGGGACGCAGGCGTGTAAAGCGCTGAAGGCCGAGGGCTACGAGGTGGTGCTGGTGAACTCGAACCCGGCCTCCATCATGACGGACCCGGAGGTAGCGGATCGCACCTACATTGAGCCGCTGAACACAACGTACGTGGAAGAGATTCTGCGGGTTGAAGCGGAGATGCTGAAAGAGTCTGGCAAGCCGGGCGTCTTCGCTGTCTTGCCGACAGTCGGTGGCCAGACGGCGCTGAATCTCGCGGTCGATCTCGCCGACTCCGGTGTACTCGAAAAGCTGGGGATTGAGCTGATCGGCGCGAAGCTCGAAGCGATCAAGAAGGCTGAAGATCGCCTGCTGTTCAAAGACGCGATGAACAAGATCGGCCTCGATATGCCGAAGTCGCAGTTGGTGAACAACGTGAGCGCAGGGCTTGAATTCGCGGCCAAGATCGGTTTCCCCGTCGTGATCCGGCCTTCGTTCACGCTGGGTGGATCGGGCGGCGGCATTGCCTACAACCGCGAAGAGATGACGGACATTCTCTCGCGTGGCATCGACCTCTCGCCGGTGTCGGAGTGCCTGATCGAAGAGAGCGTTCTTGGCTGGAAAGAGTACGAGCTTGAGGTCGTGCGCGACCTGAACGACAACGTCATCATCATCTGCTCGATCGAGAACTTCGATCCGATGGGTGTACACACGGGCGACTCGATTACTGTGGCCCCGGCGCAGACCCTGACCGACCGCGAGTACCAGTGCATGCGCGATGCGGCGATTGCGGTGATTCGCGAGATCGGCGTTGAGACCGGCGGATCAAATGTGCAGTTTGCGGTGAATCCCCAGAACGGCCGGATGACCGTGATCGAGATGAACCCGCGCGTGTCGCGCTCGTCCGCATTGGCGTCCAAGGCGACGGGCTTCCCGATTGCGAAGATCGCGGCTCGCCTTGCGGTGGGCTACACGCTGGACGAACTGAAGAACGACATCACCAAGGTGACGCCGGCCTGTTTCGAGCCGACCATCGACTATGTCGTCGTCAAGATTCCCAAGTGGCAGTTCGAGAAGTTCCCCGGTGCCGACGAGGGCCTGGGGCCACAGATGAAGTCGGTGGGCGAAGTGATGGCCATCGGGCGCAGCTTCAAGGAAGCGATGATGAAGGCGGTCCGCTCGCTGGAGACGGGCAAGAAGGCAACTGCTGCGGATATTGAGCCGCGCCGCCTGACGCAGCGTCTTGTAACGCCGCATCCGGAGCGTTTGCAGTATCTGCGATACGCGTTTGAGAAGGGCATGAGCGTTCGCGAAGTTGCCCGCTTGACTGGCATGGACCCGTGGTTCCTGTCCCAGATGAAGGAGATCACGGATGAGATCAAGGCCATTGGCGAGATTCCTTTCGCGTCGGTGACTGAAGATCAATTGCGCGATGCGAAGAAGATGGGGATCTCCGATGAGCGGCTTGCGGATAGCTGGGGTGTGAGTGCGGCCGAGGTACGGCAGAAGCGCGCGAAGCTTGGTGTGATGCCGGTCTTCAAGCTGGTCGATACCTGCGCCGCTGAGTTTGAGAGCGAGACTCCTTACCTCTATAGCTGCTACGACGAGGAAGACGAGGCACCGCCGACGAAGCGCAAGAAGATCATGATTCTGGGCAGCGGACCGAACCGCATCGGGCAGGGGATCGAGTTTGATTACTGCTGCTGCCACGCCGCGTTTGCGCTGCGTGAGGATGGCTACGAGACCGTCATGGTCAACTGCAATCCTGAGACGGTCTCGACCGACTATGACACCAGCGACCGCCTCTACTTCGAGCCGCTGACGCTTGAGGATGTGCTTTCGGTCTACGAGCACGAAGCAGGCTCGGGCGCCAACATTGGGATGATCGTGCAGTTCGGCGGACAGACGCCCTTGAATCTCTCGCTTCCTCTGAAGAAAGCCGGCGTGCCGATCATCGGGACCTCTCCCGAGTCGATCGATCTTGCGGAAGATCGCAAGCGCTTTGGAAAGCTGATTACGGAACTCGCGATTCCGCAGCCTGAAGGTGCCATGGCGACCTCCGTCGAAGAGGCTCTGGCTGGGGCGAACCGTGTGGGCTACCCGGTGCTGGTGCGGCCCTCGTATGTGTTGGGCGGACGGGCCATGGTGATCGCGTACGACGATGAGGCGATCGTCAAGTACATGAGCACCGCTATCGAGTATTCTCAGGAGCGGCCGGTGCTGATCGACCACTTTCTCGAGGATGCAACCGAGGTGGACGTCGATGCGCTGTGCGATGGTGACGACGTTCTGATCGCGGGCATCATGCAGCACATCGAAGAGGCCGGCATCCACTCGGGCGACTCGTCCTGCGTGCTGCCTGCTGTCGATCTTTCGGCCGACGTGCTGGAGACGATCCGGAAGCATACCCGTGCACTGGCCAAGGCGCTCAACGTGATCGGTCTGGTCAACATTCAGTTTGCCATCCAGCGCGGCAAGGTATTCGTCATCGAGGTGAACCCACGTGCCTCGCGGACGGTGCCGTATGTTTCGAAGGCCACGGGTATTCCGCTCGCGAAGATTGCCTCCCGCCTCATGGTGGGACAGAAGTTGCAAGATCTGCTTCCGGCGGAGGTTGCGTCGGGCAAGGATCTTGGTACGGGATCGCACTTCTTCGTGAAGTCGCCGGTCTTCCCGTGGGGCAAGTTCCCGGGGGTCGATACGGTGCTCGGACCCGAGATGAAGTCGACGGGCGAGGTGATGGGTGTCGCCGACAACTTCGGCGAAGCCTTCGCCAAAGCGCAGATCGCCGCGGGCCAGTTCCTCCCTGTCAAAGGCACGATCTTCCTTAGCGTCAACGATCATGACAAGGAAGGCGCTGTGTCCCTCGCGAAGGAGTTCACCAACATGGGCTTCCACCTGGTTGCGACGCACGGCACCGCCGATGTGCTCGAAGAGGCGGGGCTTCAGCCGGAGCGGGTGTACAAGGTGAAGGAAGGCCGTCCCAACGTGGTCGATCTCATCAAGGGAGAGCGCATTCAGTTGATTGTCAACACGCCGCGCGGGCAGGACACCTTCTTCGACGAGAAGGCGATTCGGCGCGCTGCGGTGCTGGCCCGCATCCCCACCATTACGACGCTCGCGGCTGCTCGTGCCGCCGCGGAAGGCATCTCCGCTCTACAGGGCGGTACGTTGACCGTCGTCGCGTTGCAGACGTTGCATGCGGAGCGAGTTGCGGCGGGTGAGGCTTAG
- a CDS encoding alpha/beta hydrolase, whose amino-acid sequence MPPKKTTRPAPQQPPAQIEVVNPIWLLKAVGVVAVAALFCGYLTLCLLFYQGQWQLILHPTRTTQPLIGLPGLSAEPVHFDAAESGAPRLSGLWIAAPALTHYPGLTVLYLRGGDTSLAQSPNDAKSITLLHDLGLNVFAFDYRGYGQSDATRPNQARMAEDAAHALQYLNESRQIPNAKIVIYGNGVGASLATTLASLHADLPALILDSPGPPPIAIAEADPRVSELPVRLLFHEDFSLAALTFLKTPKLLISYPAAAASIPAAFLAAADPKTTLELRPGNTDPLSGSIVRFLDQLPR is encoded by the coding sequence ATGCCGCCGAAGAAAACTACCCGCCCCGCCCCCCAGCAGCCTCCCGCACAGATCGAAGTCGTCAATCCCATCTGGCTTCTGAAAGCTGTCGGGGTGGTCGCCGTAGCTGCCCTGTTTTGTGGCTACCTCACCCTTTGCCTGCTCTTTTATCAAGGCCAGTGGCAACTCATCCTGCACCCGACCAGGACGACCCAACCCCTCATCGGCCTTCCTGGGCTCTCCGCCGAGCCGGTACACTTTGACGCCGCAGAATCCGGCGCGCCCCGGCTCTCCGGTCTGTGGATTGCTGCGCCGGCTCTCACGCATTATCCAGGTCTGACAGTGCTTTACCTGCGGGGCGGTGATACTTCCCTTGCCCAGAGTCCAAACGACGCGAAATCCATCACGCTCCTCCACGATCTCGGTCTGAACGTCTTTGCCTTTGACTACCGCGGATACGGCCAGAGCGATGCTACGCGGCCCAACCAGGCCCGCATGGCCGAAGACGCCGCCCACGCCCTGCAGTACCTGAACGAAAGCCGCCAGATTCCCAACGCAAAAATCGTGATCTACGGCAACGGCGTTGGTGCTTCCCTTGCGACCACTTTGGCCTCCTTGCACGCCGACCTGCCCGCCCTCATCCTCGACAGTCCCGGCCCGCCGCCCATTGCGATTGCTGAGGCGGATCCCCGGGTGAGCGAGTTGCCAGTCCGGCTCCTGTTTCATGAAGATTTTTCGCTCGCGGCGTTAACCTTCCTCAAGACGCCCAAGCTGCTCATCAGCTATCCGGCAGCCGCAGCGTCCATCCCGGCGGCGTTCCTCGCTGCCGCAGATCCCAAGACGACCCTGGAACTCCGTCCGGGGAATACCGATCCCCTGTCCGGCAGCATCGTCCGTTTTCTCGACCAACTGCCGCGTTAA